The following are from one region of the Streptomyces tuirus genome:
- the tadA gene encoding tRNA adenosine(34) deaminase TadA, giving the protein MRLALGEAAEAVRGGDVPVGAVVLAPDGTTVLAAGHNEREAGGDPTAHAELLALRRAAAALGSWRLAGCTLVVTLEPCTMCAGAIQQSRVDRLVYGARDEKAGAAGSLWDLVRDRRLNHRPEVIEGVLAEECAKLLTAFFRGR; this is encoded by the coding sequence ATGCGGCTTGCCCTGGGCGAGGCGGCCGAGGCGGTCCGGGGCGGGGACGTGCCCGTCGGGGCCGTCGTGCTGGCGCCGGACGGCACGACCGTGCTCGCGGCCGGGCACAACGAACGCGAGGCCGGCGGTGATCCGACGGCCCACGCGGAGCTCCTCGCCCTGCGGCGGGCCGCGGCCGCCCTCGGCTCGTGGCGGCTCGCCGGCTGCACCCTCGTGGTGACCCTGGAGCCCTGCACGATGTGCGCGGGCGCGATCCAGCAGTCCCGCGTCGACCGGCTCGTCTACGGCGCCCGCGACGAGAAGGCCGGCGCGGCCGGATCGCTCTGGGATCTCGTCCGTGACCGGCGGCTCAATCACCGCCCCGAGGTGATCGAGGGCGTGCTGGCCGAGGAGTGCGCGAAACTGCTCACCGCGTTCTTCCGCGGTCGCTGA
- a CDS encoding tRNA adenosine deaminase-associated protein, translated as MYFAALLARTEDGWEASDTELDDVETLSDLADLAREASPDEDTVLVLIEQEDAWFGVVRVDGEEDPRIYVSDAAAAARSSYGEILLTDELLGRDPDDGDVLDALDLDGTEDGESDEDDDDAEDGAGAAGAADVPHGPVGDALILEDLGVSEKELRLMSTDAVTEIAESLGASETLETVR; from the coding sequence GTGTACTTCGCCGCACTGCTCGCGCGCACCGAAGACGGGTGGGAAGCGAGCGACACAGAGCTCGACGATGTGGAAACCCTGTCGGATCTGGCCGACCTGGCCCGTGAAGCCTCCCCCGACGAGGACACGGTGCTCGTGCTCATCGAGCAGGAGGACGCCTGGTTCGGCGTGGTCCGCGTGGACGGCGAGGAGGATCCTCGCATCTACGTCTCGGACGCCGCCGCCGCTGCCCGCAGCAGCTACGGCGAGATCCTCCTCACCGACGAGCTGCTCGGCCGCGATCCCGACGACGGGGACGTCCTCGACGCCCTCGACCTCGACGGCACCGAGGACGGTGAATCCGACGAGGACGACGACGATGCCGAGGACGGTGCCGGGGCCGCCGGAGCCGCCGACGTGCCGCACGGCCCGGTCGGCGACGCGCTGATCCTGGAGGACCTCGGCGTGAGCGAGAAGGAACTGCGCCTGATGTCGACGGACGCCGTCACCGAGATCGCCGAGTCCCTGGGCGCCTCGGAAACCCTGGAGACCGTCCGCTGA